In Heptranchias perlo isolate sHepPer1 chromosome 13, sHepPer1.hap1, whole genome shotgun sequence, the genomic stretch tgaaaaaaaacatacCTTTCATCCTTTTCTTTGCGAGACATCTTCCTGTTGTCAGCTTCTGACAGTTTCCGAGTGACCTCCTTAGAAACCGCATCTTCTCTCTTCTGCGCCACCCTAGACATACAGATCTGTTAACAAATTGACGCTCTAACACATCATTcgtaaaattgtgcaaataatatttCTCCAGAAATTACTTACTTGTGCTTTAGGACAAACTTTACATTTTTGTAAGCAAATGCCACAAGATAGGTACTGACAAGGGTCATAACACAATACAGAACCGCAGATTGGACAAGGTCCATGTGCCAGATCCTCCAGTAGAGCCCTGAAAGACAAAATTTGAAGGTTACTCCTAGGATTGAGAATACACATCAACAGATACTAACTTACAGCAGCGAGGAAAAGTCAACAGATTCAGAATTTAAACTCAGCTTACAGTAAATTAAATAGGTATTTTAAATACTTTAGTCCagcatcagtctattctcacaaaGACAGGCCTCAAAGTTTGAAAATTATGATTTCCTCCTCACCTTGAGGAAAGAGTCAAAATCCTTTCTCCACTAATTCTTCaatattctcatcctcgttttcaaaacccctcatggcctcacccctccacgatttctgcgctcctctaattcttgcctcttgtgcatcattaattttaaatcgctccaccattggcggcgtgccttcagctgcctaggccctaagctctagaattccgtTCCTAAACTTCTCTCtcttgcttcttaaaacctacctctttgaccaaacttttggtcacctgtcccaatatctccctatgtggctcggtgtcaaattttgtttgaaaacactaagatgtgccttgggatgttttacgacatt encodes the following:
- the ssr3 gene encoding translocon-associated protein subunit gamma isoform X2 produces the protein MAPKGSSKQQSEEDLLLQDFSRNVSAKSSALFYGNAFIVSAIPIWLYWRIWHMDLVQSAVLYCVMTLVSTYLVAFAYKNVKFVLKHKVAQKREDAVSKEVTRKLSEADNRKMSRKEKDERILW